In one window of Triticum aestivum cultivar Chinese Spring unplaced genomic scaffold, IWGSC CS RefSeq v2.1 scaffold20139, whole genome shotgun sequence DNA:
- the LOC123178693 gene encoding germin-like protein 8-11, with protein SNLPAPARNKFFSKVLNKGDVFVFPVGLIHFQFNPNPHQPAVAIAALSSQNPGAITIANAVFGSDPPISDDVLAKAFQVEKNTIDWLQAQFWENNHN; from the coding sequence CAACCTGCCCGCCCCAGCCAGAAACAAGTTCTTCTCGAAGGTGCTCAACAAAGGTGATGTGTTTGTCTTCCCCGTGGGGCTCATCCACTTCCAATTCAACCCCAACCCCCATCAGCCCGCCGTTGCAATTGCCGCGCTCAGCAGCCAGAACCCAGGGGCTATCACAATTGCCAATGCAGTGTTTGGGTCAGACCCACCAATATCCGATGATGTTCTTGCCAAGGCGTTTCAGGTGGAAAAGAATACAATAGACTGGCTCCAGGCTCAGTTCTGGGAGAACAACCACAACTAA